The genome window CGAGGACGAACGCGTCAGGCGAGACGTCTTGGAGCACTTCGACCGGTAACCCCTGGACGTAGCCGGTCCGCGTTTCGACCGCGAGGTGCGTCGAGAGGATCACGTTCGTCGTCTCCGCCTCCTCGGCGACGAACTCGCCCGCGCGACGCTGGAGGCGACGCGTTTCGGTCTGCGAGAGCGTGCCGAGTCGGGCCCGCTCGGTCGTGATGCCCATCGCCGCCGCCTGTTCGAGCATCACGTCACCGAAGTTGATCAGCTTGTACCCGTCTCCGAGTCCGCGTCGGACCGCCTGGCAGACGCTGGAGAGGCCGACGCCGTTGACTCCCGACACGAGCGTGACGGACATCAGAAGCTCACCTCGTTCTCCTCGCCCCCCGGGGTCCCGCCGCGGTCGTCGTAGTACCGGCGGCCGATGAACTGTGCGCCGACGAGTATCATCAGCGTGTCGTAGAGGGCGTCCGCGGAGTCGAACGTCTCGACGTCCGATCGGTCGATGACCGCCCGGATCGTCGTTGACTCTCCGTCCGGCGGCGACAGCTCCGTGTCACCGACCGTCTCAATCACCTCGTCCCGGGGCGCCGGAAACTCCAGCTTCCTCGCGAACAGGTCGCGCGTTTCTGGTAAGCGCATACATACCATACGACAGCGCACGCGAGGATAAGTGCACATGTGACTCGGTCGTCACGGTTTCTCCGAGGCGTTCCCTCCCGGCCCGGGGCGGGTCCGCGCGATCGCTCGCGGACCGTCGGCGGGCGAAGCTTTCAACACCCGCTCCGGCGACTTCGCGACATGGACGCCGACGAGCCTTCGCCCGCCGCCGACAGGGACGCCGAGCCCCCGACCGTCGCGGAGGCGGTCGTCGACGCCATGCTCGACCGCGGCGTCGACACCGTCTTCGGCATCCCCGGAAAGCAGACCCTCCCGCTGAACCGGGCGCTCGCCGACCGCGACGCGCGGTTCGTCGTCGCCCGCCACGAGACCGCCGTCCCCCATCAGGCGTGGGGGTACGCCGAGACGAGCGCGCCGGGCGCGATGGCCGCCACCTGCGTCGTCCCCGGCCCGGGCGACACGAACGCGATGAACGGGCTGAAGAACGCCCTGAACGACTGCGTCCCTCTCCTCCACCTCGCCGTCGAGACGGAGCGCTCAGTGCGCGGCGGCGACGGCATCCACGAGACGCCCCCGGAGACGTACGACACGGTCGTCAAGGAGAACGTCCTCGTGGACTCGCCCGCGGGCGCGGTCCCCGCGGTCGCCGAGGCGATCCGGACCGCCCGCGAACACCCGCAGGGCCCGGTCCGCGTCGGGATCCCGAAGGACGTCCTCGCGGGCCGCACGCCCCAGCCGGCGGTGGGCGACCGCGGCCCCTCGCCACCGCCGGCTCCGCCCGCGGAGGCGGTCGCAGAGGCCGCCGACCTCTTGACCGACGCGACGGCGCCCGTCGTCCTCGCCGGCGGCGGCGTCAGGCGGTCGGGCGCGAGCGACGCGCTCCGGGCGGTCGCCGAGTCGTTCGACGTGCCCGTCGCGACGACGTACAAGGGGAAGGGGACGCTCCCGGAGTCGCACCCGCTGTCGGCCGGCGTCCTCTGTGGCGGCGCGAGCGCGGAGCTCCGCGACCTCCTCGCGGGCGCCGACGTCGGCCTCGTCGTCGGCTCCGATCTCGACGCGGTCGCGACCGCCTCGTGGTCCGTCTCGATGCCCGATACGCTGGTCCACGTCACGCTCGACGGCGACGACGTGGGGTTCGGCTACGAGACCGACCTCGGCGTCGTCGCCGACGCCGACCGCTTCCTCCGCGCGCTCGACGAGGAATTCGCCGACGAGCGCACGCCGCCTCGCGACCGCGACGGCGCCGAGCGCGCCGAGGCGGTCCGCGCGGCCGACCGCGGCCGGTTCGCGGCGCTCTCCGAGGGCCGCGGTCCCGACGACCCGCTCCGCTCGGTCGAAGTCCTCTCGGCGGTGCGCGACGCGGTCCCCGACGAGGCGGTCGTGACCGCCGACGCGGGCGGGTTCCGGCTGTGGACGCTCGTCTCGTTCCCCGCGTCCGGGCCGCGCTCGTACGTCAACCCGGGCTCGTGGGCGACGATGGGCACCGGCGTCCCGTCCGCGATCGGCGCCAAGCTGGCGAACCCGGACCGCGACGTGGTAGCGCTCACCGGCGACGGGGGGCTGATGATGTGCGTTCACGAACTTCACACGCTTGCGAGCGAGGGGATAGACGTCACCGTCGTCGCGCTCAACAACGACGACTACGCGATCATCAGCGAGGAGGCGTCGCGATCGTACGAGTTCTCCGAGGGCGCCTACGGCTGGGCGGAGACCGGGCTCGACCTCGTCGCGGTCGCGTCGGGCATGGGCCTGCCGGCCGAGCGCGTCCGCGAGCGCGACGCCGTCGGCGACGCCGTCGAGCGCGCTCGGACTCGGGACGGGCCCGCGCTCGTCGAGGTCGTCACCGACCCGAACGAGCCGCAGGCGAGCGAGTGGATGACCGGGGCGCGACCGGGCGAGTAGCCACTCGGTTTCACGCCGGGCGTTTCCGACATCTGAAGCGATCTATATGGGCGCCGGCTCCCGAGTTGGCGTATGAGAAACCCGTGGGTTCACGACGATGTCCCGGACGATCCCGGAAGGGGCTACGACGGTCCCGTCCGCCTGCTGGCGGCGTTCATGTGGGGCTCGCTGGCGCTCCTCGTCGGCGGGTTCGTCCTGCTCTCCGGAGCGGGCGTCGTCGACCTCGCCGACGGCGGATCCCTCGGCGAGGTCGTGACCGGAGTCGTCGCCGCGCTCGCGGTGGCGTTGGCGCTCCCCGTCCTCTTGAAGCTGCTCGCGATATCGCGCGCGCTCGCCGCCCTTGCGTTCCTCGTCACGGGCGCGTCCGTCGGTCGGTTCGTGATCGCCCGCGAGCCCGAGCGGTTCCGGGCGCTCCTCGACGCGCGCGACGGGCTGGCCGAGAACGCGGGCGCGCTCGGTGACCTCTTCGACGTCGTCGACTCGCTGTCACCTGCGATGACCGACGGCGCGACGGCGGTCGTCGACGGCGCGATCGCCGCCGTCATCGCCTTCCCGGCCGCGTGATCCGGTCGTGCCGGCGGGTCGAACTGTCGCTTTCGCGGCGCGCGCGACGGGACGTGAGCCTTAACAACTCTCGTTGTGAATCCCGTCCATGACGCATCCGAACGACGTCGCCGTCGGGATCGTCGGCCTCGGCGGTATCGGGTCCCACCACGCGACGAAGCTGGTCGAACGCGGCGCGAACCTCGTCGGCGGGATGGACATCGACGCGGACGCCCGCGCGCGGTTCCACGAGGAGTTCGACCTCCCCGCCTACGAGGAGGAAGCGGCCCTCTACGAGGCGTGCGATGCCGTGCTTATTACCACGCCGAACCGCTTCCACGAGGAGTACGCGACCACGGCGCTGGAAGCGGGCCTCGACGTGCTCTTGGAGAAGCCGCTGGCGCACACGCTCGAGAGCGCCGAGCGCATCGCCGAGGCCGCCCGCGCCGCCGAGGGGTTCTGTATGGTCGGGTTCAACAACCGGTTCGCGGAGCCCGTTCGGGTGATCAAACACTACCAAGACGAGGGGCGGTTCGGCGAGACGACCCACGTCGAGGCGAACTACGTGCGCCGGCGCGGGGTTCCCGGCCGCGGCTCGTGGTTCACGTCGGCGGACGTCGCCGGCGGCGGCTCGCTCATCGACATCGGCGTCCACGCGATCGACCTAGCCCTCTACTTCCTCGACCATCCCGAGGTCGTCGAGGTCTCCGGCGAGACGCGCTCGGAGTTCGGCGGCCGCGACGACTACGCGTACGTCCACATGTGGGGCGACGACAACGGTCCGGAGGGGTTCGACGTCGACGACTCCGCGTCGGCGTTCATCCGCGGCGCCGACGGCTCCACGGTGTCGCTGGAGGTCGCGTGGGCGACGAACCGCCCGGCAACGGACGAGTTCGTCGTTCGCGGCACCGAGGCGGGCGCGACGTTCGACCGCGGCAGCGACGACCTCACCATCCACGAGGCTGGCGTCGGCGGGGGCCACCACCTCACGGACGCGACGGTCGAGACGCGCGAGGGCGACGCCCACGCCGCCGAGCAGGCGACCTTCCTCGAAGCGGTCGCCGCGGGCGAGGCGCCCGCGATCAACACCGTCGAGGAGGGGTTACGCGTCCAGCGCGTCATCGACGCCATCTACCGGTCCTCGGAGACCGGCGCGGCGGTCCGGCTGGACTGAGCGGCCCCGTTGAAACCCTCTACAAGAACCATATTCGGCCCCAGTTCCGTTCAATATAGAGGAAGGGATGAGCGATAGCGGGAGTGGGTATCGCAGATCGGCGGCCGCGAGGTAGTATTTAAATGACCGAGAGCGACGGCGACAACCGCTTATAAATCAGGCTGCGGTCGGCGCGCCTGCGAGCGGCCGCCATTGGCGGCCGCGAGCCAGCCCGCGAGGGACGCCGCGAACGCCCGCAGGGCGTGAGCGGCGAGGCTGGGGAGGTGTGAGGTGCCGTGCGGGGCTGTCTGGGGCGGGACTCAAAGGGGCAGTCGCGAGGCGGACGCAGGCGTTCACGAGAGCAGAGCTCTCGTGAGCCAATCAGAACGCGGAGCGTTCTGATGACGACGTAAGCACCGCAGCGAAGGAGCGCCAGCGACTGAGCGAGGAGCACAGCGAGCGTGCGTCCGCCCCGCGACTGGGGCTTTGGAGGTACTCACCGCAGCAGCGTCAGTCACTTATAAATAGCCGACAACAACACTCCAACTCCCCTTATAAACGGCCTCACTCACGACGTACAACACTCACTCCCGGTATCGATCGGGAAGCACCGGTCATCGATCGACTGTTACAGGTGAGAATCTGTCAGCGACGACGCCCCGACCGTCGGTGACGCCCGCCGCGATGGGAACCTATTCGGTGCTGGGGGCCGTTTCCGCGGACAACTCGTGACCAGCGATCCCGGCCCCACGCCGCCCTCCGAACGTATCACCAGCCTCGACGCGCTCCGTGGGTTCGCGCTGCTCGGCATCCTCGTCATCAACATCCGCGTCTTCTCGATGCCGGAGCAGACCCTGCTCAACCCGAACGTCTACGGCGACTTCACCGGGCTCGACTACTGGACGTGGTTCGTCGGCCACGTGTTCGCGCAGTCGAAGTTCATCACGATCTTCTCGGCGCTGTTCGGCGCGGGCGTTCTCATGTTCATCGAGAGCAAGGAGGAGAAGGGGCAAGACGCCGTCCGCCTCCACCTCCGGCGGACCGCGGTGCTGATCGCGATCGGCCTCCTCCACGCCTACCTGCTGTGGTACGGGGATATCCTCGTCACGTACGGGCTCACCGGGATCTTCCTGCTGTTCGTCCGCGACCTCGACGCGCGTCGGCTCGCCGGGCTGGCCGGAGTCTTCCTGCTCTTTATCCCCGCGGTCGAGCTGTTCGCGGCGATCTCGATCGGCGGCGAGGCGCTCGCCGGCCAGTGGATGCCCGCGGAGGCCGCGATCCGACAGGAGGTGGCCACCTACCGCGGCGGCTGGCTCGACCAGATGAGCCACCGCGTCGACTCCTCGTTCCAGCGGCAGACGTCCGGCTTCATCGGGTCGAGCTTCTGGCGGGTCGGCGGCGTCATGCTCCTCGGCATGGCGCTGTACAAGCGGGGCGTGCTGACCGGGGAGCGGTCGACCGCGTTCTACCGTCGGCTCGTCGCGGGCGGCGCCGTCGGCGTCGGAATCGTCGTCGCCGGCGTCGCGTACATCGAGGCGAACGACTGGAGCGCGGGCGCCGCGCTGTACTGGCGGCAGTTCAACTACGTCGGGAGCCTCCTCGTCGCCGGCGGCTACGTCGGACTGATCACCCTGTTCGTCCGGTGGCGCGGCGAGGGCGTCATCACCCGCGCGCTCGCCGCGGTCGGCCGGACCGCGTTCACGAACTACCTGCTCCAGACGGTGATCGCGACGACGATCTTCTACGGGCACGGGCTCGGGCTGTTCGGCTACGTCAGCCGGGTCGAAGCGATGGGGATCGTCGTCGCGATCTGGGCGGTCCAGATAGTCCTCTCGGTGCTCTGGCTGCGCTACTTCCGGTTCGGTCCCGTCGAGTGGGTGTGGCGGACGCTCACCTACGGGGAGAAGCAGCCACTGCGGTTGAAGAGCTGAGTTCGCGGGCCGCCGACCCGCGTCGCGTTCTCCGAACTGAGACTCGCGTGGACACGTTCAACACCCTCCCGCCGAACACCCGCGTATGACCGGGTTCGACGTCCACGACCACCGCCACGAGCTGAAACAGCTCCGCGATTCGGGCGCGACGAGCCTCTGGGCGAACCGCGAGGAGATGGCGTGTCCGGTGTGCGACGACGCCTTCTCAAGGCTGTTCGTCACCCGACAGAGCGGGACGACGTTCCCCGAGAACGACGGCGCGCGGTTCTGCCTGCTGTGCGACGGCGACGCGGTGTACCTGTTCAGACACTGAGCGCACAGGCGATCGGGTATACCGAGCGTCGGCTCCGTTGAAATCCCTTCTTCAGAGGTATGTTCGCCTGAAACGGCTGGTCGCTGAAGAGTGCTTCTTGATCG of Halorubrum trapanicum contains these proteins:
- a CDS encoding adenylate kinase → MSVTLVSGVNGVGLSSVCQAVRRGLGDGYKLINFGDVMLEQAAAMGITTERARLGTLSQTETRRLQRRAGEFVAEEAETTNVILSTHLAVETRTGYVQGLPVEVLQDVSPDAFVLVEAEPATILERRRESDRDLNGVTERRIDFEQDLNRSAALQYARDQNAPVRFVENEGEIEEAAEHLADSI
- a CDS encoding DUF418 domain-containing protein — encoded protein: MTSDPGPTPPSERITSLDALRGFALLGILVINIRVFSMPEQTLLNPNVYGDFTGLDYWTWFVGHVFAQSKFITIFSALFGAGVLMFIESKEEKGQDAVRLHLRRTAVLIAIGLLHAYLLWYGDILVTYGLTGIFLLFVRDLDARRLAGLAGVFLLFIPAVELFAAISIGGEALAGQWMPAEAAIRQEVATYRGGWLDQMSHRVDSSFQRQTSGFIGSSFWRVGGVMLLGMALYKRGVLTGERSTAFYRRLVAGGAVGVGIVVAGVAYIEANDWSAGAALYWRQFNYVGSLLVAGGYVGLITLFVRWRGEGVITRALAAVGRTAFTNYLLQTVIATTIFYGHGLGLFGYVSRVEAMGIVVAIWAVQIVLSVLWLRYFRFGPVEWVWRTLTYGEKQPLRLKS
- a CDS encoding Gfo/Idh/MocA family protein, which gives rise to MTHPNDVAVGIVGLGGIGSHHATKLVERGANLVGGMDIDADARARFHEEFDLPAYEEEAALYEACDAVLITTPNRFHEEYATTALEAGLDVLLEKPLAHTLESAERIAEAARAAEGFCMVGFNNRFAEPVRVIKHYQDEGRFGETTHVEANYVRRRGVPGRGSWFTSADVAGGGSLIDIGVHAIDLALYFLDHPEVVEVSGETRSEFGGRDDYAYVHMWGDDNGPEGFDVDDSASAFIRGADGSTVSLEVAWATNRPATDEFVVRGTEAGATFDRGSDDLTIHEAGVGGGHHLTDATVETREGDAHAAEQATFLEAVAAGEAPAINTVEEGLRVQRVIDAIYRSSETGAAVRLD
- a CDS encoding thiamine pyrophosphate-binding protein; translation: MDADEPSPAADRDAEPPTVAEAVVDAMLDRGVDTVFGIPGKQTLPLNRALADRDARFVVARHETAVPHQAWGYAETSAPGAMAATCVVPGPGDTNAMNGLKNALNDCVPLLHLAVETERSVRGGDGIHETPPETYDTVVKENVLVDSPAGAVPAVAEAIRTAREHPQGPVRVGIPKDVLAGRTPQPAVGDRGPSPPPAPPAEAVAEAADLLTDATAPVVLAGGGVRRSGASDALRAVAESFDVPVATTYKGKGTLPESHPLSAGVLCGGASAELRDLLAGADVGLVVGSDLDAVATASWSVSMPDTLVHVTLDGDDVGFGYETDLGVVADADRFLRALDEEFADERTPPRDRDGAERAEAVRAADRGRFAALSEGRGPDDPLRSVEVLSAVRDAVPDEAVVTADAGGFRLWTLVSFPASGPRSYVNPGSWATMGTGVPSAIGAKLANPDRDVVALTGDGGLMMCVHELHTLASEGIDVTVVALNNDDYAIISEEASRSYEFSEGAYGWAETGLDLVAVASGMGLPAERVRERDAVGDAVERARTRDGPALVEVVTDPNEPQASEWMTGARPGE
- a CDS encoding flagella cluster protein; protein product: MTGFDVHDHRHELKQLRDSGATSLWANREEMACPVCDDAFSRLFVTRQSGTTFPENDGARFCLLCDGDAVYLFRH